ACCCGGGACCCCACTTCCTATGACAGGGATTTTGATTATGTCTTTTATTGTGCTCTGGATGATTTTGCCCGTGAATTGTGGGAGGTTCTGGATGTATAGGAAAAGAATTCTGAACTCATAGTGGATTTACTTCGGCAATGGAAAAAACCACACTGTCCCTAACCTGTTATTCTTTTAACATACGATCTTCCTTCGATTCCATCACGTCAGATAATTTTCCGTTTTTGCGGTTCCGTCTCCTGGGTCGTCTTAACATTCTGTAAGCCATTACCGTTGTCCTTGGCACAGTACGGTAGGTGGCCTTGGTTCCTCGAACCAGGAAGTCCGGAACCAGACGCAAACGAAAGAGTCCGAAGGGGATGTAGAGCCCCATTACAAAGGCTATAAAGAGATAGAGACCTCCGGGACCGAATTGAGCCATGAACTGGGACGCAATAAGCGGCCCGAGCATCGAACCCACTCCGTAGAAAACATAGAGGGCGCTGGCAGCTTCGATCATCTCGTTGTACTGCAGCTGGTCGTTAACCGTGGCGATGGCCAGCGGATAAAGGGGCATCATGAATCCCCCCAACAGGAATCCCAGAATTATGAGGTAAAAACCCATTCCGCCGGTGAAGATCAGTCCCAAAGCGGCGACAGTCCCCACGGTGCAGCTGATCAGCAATGCGAAGCGCCGGTCTTTGTGGTCCGAGACCCAGCCCAGGGGGAGCTGCAGTGCGATCGTTCCGGCAGCCACGATAAGGAGGAAGAGGCCTATCGCTCCGTCACTCAAGCCCCAGCTCTGAACGGCCCGGGGAGTGAGGGTTATATGGGCTCCAATGACCAGACCACTTATGATGACGCCGGTTGAACCCATGGGCGATTTACTGAATATACCGCCTAAACGGATGCCGATACTCGAGACTTGGGGATTGCCTTTCACCTGGGCCAGGCCGACCGGAAGAACACAAAGGGATATCAGGATCGAGGTGATTCCAAAGAGGCTGAACTCCCGGGGAGTGAAGACCGCCAGAAGAGGCTGGGCCACACCGTTGGCGGCCAGGAAGATGATCCCGTAGAGGGACAGGATACGGCCGCGGCTTTTAGTAGGGGCCGAGGAGTTCAACCAGCTCTCTACCACCACGAGCACAATGGATATACATACTCCGTGGACAACCCGGAATACAACCCACCAGCCCGGTGAGATAATCAGCACGTGGGCCAGAGAGGTAGCTGAGGCCATGGAAGAGAAGGCGGCAAAGGTGCGTACGTAGCCGACGTTTCTGATCATCAGCAGTGCGAGGAAGGATCCCGCCAGAATCCCGGCAAAATAGCCGGAACTGATTATTCCTATGGTCTGTTCGCTGAAACCCTCCAGGCCGGCCCGCAGGGAGACGGCCGTGGTCTGCAGAGCCGAACCAGAAGCTAAAAGAAAGACGCTGGCAAGGATAGCGCTAATCGTCGTGATGGATTTGCCGTTTTCAGTCTGCTCCATAATCTCGTGCTACCATACCCGGTCATGAAGATTCAAGCGTCGGGGGA
The Marispirochaeta aestuarii DNA segment above includes these coding regions:
- a CDS encoding MFS transporter; its protein translation is MEQTENGKSITTISAILASVFLLASGSALQTTAVSLRAGLEGFSEQTIGIISSGYFAGILAGSFLALLMIRNVGYVRTFAAFSSMASATSLAHVLIISPGWWVVFRVVHGVCISIVLVVVESWLNSSAPTKSRGRILSLYGIIFLAANGVAQPLLAVFTPREFSLFGITSILISLCVLPVGLAQVKGNPQVSSIGIRLGGIFSKSPMGSTGVIISGLVIGAHITLTPRAVQSWGLSDGAIGLFLLIVAAGTIALQLPLGWVSDHKDRRFALLISCTVGTVAALGLIFTGGMGFYLIILGFLLGGFMMPLYPLAIATVNDQLQYNEMIEAASALYVFYGVGSMLGPLIASQFMAQFGPGGLYLFIAFVMGLYIPFGLFRLRLVPDFLVRGTKATYRTVPRTTVMAYRMLRRPRRRNRKNGKLSDVMESKEDRMLKE